The Calliphora vicina chromosome 3, idCalVici1.1, whole genome shotgun sequence genome contains a region encoding:
- the LOC135955527 gene encoding uncharacterized protein LOC135955527 — translation MTSTLQAVEDQKKIVEHIERVSTTFQAKPKDAFSRGYLQTILEDLESSFKSFKDGHDQLNDMVRESSIAEKDVPYLSTNTFYKCYDVYISLKTNILDLLFELDSPQTPTVHASTFAATSRNESFCAGARLPKIDLPTFSGDYLEWISYRDMFKTLVHQNNSLTKVQKYFYLKSSCTGTPLSLVNEYPAAESSYDLAWDALEKRFHNERKLVEQILKRLFSIPPSDGTLKNIKGLLDTTRTCLSQLKSLKIDISTWDSILVYLITQKLEMQTRKEWEQSLKASTSIPPMSDMLNFLETTFRTMESLEEEAVSTTHVYGKENRKKPTRVIRAHTASTVNDNNCLFCNKRHPLYKCFRFTTLSSAEKKSFVNQHRLCRNCLNTGHLQSSCRLNTRCHICREPHHTIIHNEFGRNNSDQTTSPLPNIPIENQTFQPPATTSTPNSATVSTNVSNLSAKNLNPALLPTVKVLIKTLNKTYCLKALVDQGSQLSFISEELSQILPAEKYKTRVNVSGIGGNQAVTVKKSVRFTIHSRYEQEFALPITALVVPNVTSYVPNKITSNFIPDLSAFFLADPDFLTPQKIDLLLGNDVYGDLLLPRMKKFENSLLLQETHLGWMISGSPRTHMTTNTISANLCSLDEQLRMFWEQEELLDKKSWSTEDELCEKLFNETHIRDENGRYSVHLPFKRLLQGKELPSFSHTDYNAIKRLKQLELSFKQKPQFANAYKKFMIEYELLNHMSNLGEYPHAIPQNAYFFPHHGVLKENSSTTKLRVVFDGGNRRPPQTSINEELSAGPALQNDLSTIITRWRKHYIGFTADLEKMFRQINVSPEHQPYQCILWRNATNKICVYALRTVTYGTTSAPYLAIRVLQQLSEDEETNFPEASHILRTDTYVDDVISGADTLEESLELQQQLSNLLKSGGFHLRKWNSNSFELMKNIPEEDREIQQSFSIYQPKMSKALGINWNTNNDYFYFSINFRFSEQITKSSLLSEASKLFDPLGWLSATTIIAKIIFQQLWKLKIDWNDTLPDHVRNQWVNFRNKLKSLEEVKIPRWIGYRPHKAPIDLHAFSDASKVAYAAVVYARVTTESGEILVNLLQAKTKVVPLKGETIPRLELNAATLMAELVAKIKANVDLNIGNVIYWTDSTIVLAWLKNNSTRLEVYVANRVAKIQRLSNVHDWRYVPTKDNPADCASRGLMPEQLIHHYLWWKGPSWLQNTSDSWPTSPNQIFREEIICNNLAVHLTKTKTTIATYPEITQRFSKLSSLVRVTSYILRFYNNIKLNQNNREVGFLKTYELKQALHLLIKLTQAVSFHDEIKTLKLGNRVPNQSNIVKLSPFLDEKGILRVGGRISNSTISYNAKHPILLSKQNPLSFLIFLDAHVKTFHGSLQLMQSYVSRYYWIVSARNIAKRVQRRCTVCFKYKAQSCQQLMGNLPSVRLQPTRAFKHSGLDYAGPINIKTSSLRTASTSKGYISLFICMCTKAIHLEAVTSLNVDAFLAAFRRFTARRGLCTDLYSDCGTNFVGANKELQVLYHRNKASLPEHLAETLANQGTKWHFIPPASPHFGGLWEAGVKSTKHHLRRIMKDRILTYEELSTLLAQIESCLNSRPLCPLSTDPTDADVLTPAHFLIGEPSICIPDDDLLDANIDRLSRWKLIEHLKQNFWDRWNKEYLCRLQARPKWNKVERNIKVGDIVLLLHERSTAGQWPLAKVEELHPGSDGLVRVVTLYCNGKHIKRPISKICFLPSNDMHNDEKVSTI, via the coding sequence ATGACTTCAACTCTTCAAGCAGTGGAAGACCAAAAGAAAATCGTGGAGCATATTGAACGTGTTTCTACAACTTTTCAAGCAAAACCCAAAGATGCCTTCTCAAGAGGATACCTTCAAACAATTTTGGAGGATTTGGAATCCAGTTTTAAGTCCTTCAAGGATGGACATGACCAACTAAATGACATGGTTCGGGAAAGTTCTATCGCTGAGAAAGACGTTCCATATTTAAGTACCAACACTTTTTATAAGTGCTATGATGTCtacatttctttaaaaactaatattttagaTTTGCTCTTTGAATTAGATTCTCCACAGACTCCAACCGTCCACGCAAGCACCTTCGCCGCCACTAGCCGCAACGAATCCTTCTGCGCTGGAGCAAGACTTCCGAAAATAGATTTGCCAACTTTTTCTGGAGATTATCTAGAATGGATTTCATATCGTGACATGTTTAAAACACTTGTGCATCAAAACAATTCCCTTACAAaggtgcaaaaatatttttatttgaagtcTTCTTGCACTGGAACACCACTCAGCTTGGTCAACGAATATCCGGCAGCAGAATCCAGTTATGATTTAGCATGGGATGCTCTCGAGAAGAGATTTCATAATGAACGAAAACTTGTTGAGCAAATATTGAAAAGGTTGTTTTCAATACCGCCATCTGATGGaactctaaaaaatatcaaagggTTATTAGACACAACGCGAACCTGTCTCTCACAATTAAAATCATTGAAAATAGATATTTCTACTTGGGATTCAATTCTAGTGTATTTAATTACTCAAAAGCTTGAAATGCAGACTCGCAAAGAATGGGAACAATCACTTAAAGCTAGTACATCCATTCCACCCATGTCGGATATGCTTAATTTTCTTGAAACTACCTTCCGCACTATGGAATCTTTAGAGGAAGAAGCTGTTTCAACAACACATGTCTACGGTAAGGAAAATCGTAAGAAACCTACTAGAGTTATACGAGCTCACACTGCGTCAACTGTAAATGATAACAACTGCCTTTTCTGCAACAAACGTCATCCTCTTTACAAATGTTTTCGATTTACAACCTTGTCTTCAGCGGAGAAGAAAAGTTTCGTAAATCAACATCGCCTTTGTCGAAACTGCCTGAACACTGGGCATTTACAATCGTCTTGTAGACTGAACACCAGATGCCACATCTGTCGTGAACCTCATCATACTATTATTCATAACGAATTCGGCAGAAACAATTCTGATCAAACAACTTCACCTCTGCCTAACATCCCTATTGAAAACCAGACTTTCCAGCCACCTGCTACTACGTCAACACCTAACTCTGCTACTGTAAGTACTAATGTCTCCAATCTAAGTGCGAAAAATCTAAACCCTGCTTTATTGCCCACcgtaaaagttttaataaaaacgcTAAATAAAACCTACTGCTTAAAAGCTTTAGTTGATCAAGGATCACAACTTTCATTTATTTCGGAAGAACTTTCTCAAATATTACCTGCGGAAAAATACAAAACTCGAGTTAATGTTTCTGGTATTGGAGGAAATCAGGCAGTTACTGTTAAAAAATCTGTACGATTTACTATTCATTCTAGATACGAACAAGAATTTGCACTCCCTATTACTGCCCTTGTAGTCCCTAACGTCACATCATACGTTCCCAACAAAATTACTTCTAATTTTATTCCAGACCTCTCAGCATTCTTTCTTGCAGATCCAGATTTTCTAACCCCACAAAAGATTGACCTCCTACTTGGAAACGATGTCTATGGTGATTTACTACTCCCTAGAAtgaaaaagtttgaaaatagtCTTCTTCTGCAAGAAACTCATTTGGGATGGATGATATCAGGTTCTCCGAGAACCCATATGACAACAAATACAATTTCTGCAAATCTCTGTTCTTTGGATGAACAACTTCGAATGTTTTGGGAACAAGAGGAATTGCTAGACAAGAAATCATGGTCCACTGAAGATGAACTTTGCGAAAAGTTGTTTAACGAAACTCATATTCGTGATGAAAATGGACGATACAGTGTCCATCTGCCATTCAAAAGACTCCTTCAAGGTAAAGAGCTACCATCGTTCTCCCACACGGACTACAATGCGATTAAAAGATTAAAACAATTAGAATTGTCTTTTAAGCAAAAGCCACAATTTGCTAATGCATACAAAAAGTTCATGATAGAATATGAATTGCTTAATCATATGAGTAACCTTGGTGAGTACCCTCATGCTATACCTCAAAATGCGTACTTTTTTCCTCACCATGGTGTACTAAAAGAGAACAGTTCAACAACAAAACTACGTGTTGTTTTTGATGGTGGAAACCGTAGACCCCCTCAAACTTCTATAAACGAAGAATTATCAGCAGGTCCTGCGTTACAAAATGATTTGTCAACAATCATCACTCGCTGGAGAAAACACTATATTGGTTTTACTGCAGACCTGGAAAAAATGTTTAGGCAAATAAATGTGTCCCCTGAACACCAACCCTATCAATGCATTCTTTGGAGAAATgccacaaacaaaatatgtgTATATGCACTTCGTACAGTGACATATGGCACAACTTCTGCTCCTTATCTTGCAATTAGAGTACTACAGCAACTATCAGAGGATGAAGAAACTAACTTTCCAGAAGCTAGTCATATTCTTCGAACAGACACTTATGTGGATGATGTCATATCAGGAGCGGATACCCTAGAAGAGTCTTTagaactacaacaacaactgtCTAATCTTTTAAAATCTGGCGGATTTCATTTAAGGAAATGGAATTCTAATTCGTTTGAGCTCATGAAGAACATTCCTGAAGAAGATCGAGAAATTCAACAATCATTTTCTATTTATCAACCCAAAATGTCAAAAGCACTTGGTATAAATTGGAATACGAATAACgattatttctatttttctataaattttagattttctgaACAAATAACTAAAAGCAGTTTACTTTCAGAGGCATCTAAATTATTTGATCCTTTAGGATGGCTATCCGCTACCACCATAATAGCGAAAATAATATTCCAACAACTATGGAAACTGAAAATAGATTGGAATGATACTCTACCAGATCATGTTCGAAATCAATGGGTTAATTTTCGGAACAAATTAAAGTCTCTTGAAGAGGTAAAAATTCCACGATGGATTGGTTACAGGCCTCATAAAGCTCCAATTGATCTCCACGCCTTCAGCGATGCTTCGAAAGTAGCCTATGCTGCAGTCGTCTATGCTCGCGTCACAACCGAATCTGGTGAGATATTAGTAAACTTACTGCAAGCTAAAACAAAAGTGGTCCCTTTGAAAGGAGAAACAATTCCACGGTTAGAATTAAATGCAGCAACACTAATGGCTGAATTAGTTGCTAAAATAAAAGCCAACGTAGATTTAAATATCGGCAACGTCATTTATTGGACAGATAGCACTATCGTTCTTGCGTGGCTGAAAAATAACTCAACACGGTTGGAAGTCTACGTTGCAAATCGAGTCGCAAAAATTCAACGCTTATCAAATGTTCATGATTGGAGGTACGTTCCAACAAAGGACAACCCTGCAGACTGCGCGTCTAGAGGCTTAATGCCTGAACAATTGATTCACCATTATCTGTGGTGGAAAGGTCCATCATGGCTCCAGAATACATCTGATTCATGGCCTACTTCCCCTAATCAAATATTTCGCGAAGAAATTATATGTAACAACCTTGCTGTTCActtaactaaaacaaaaacaacaattgcaaCTTATCCAGAAATAACACAAAGATTTTCAAAGCTATCTTCATTGGTACGTGTGACGTCTTATATACTTCGATTTTACaacaacattaaattaaatcaaaacaacagAGAAGTTGGATTTCTCAAAACATATGAACTAAAACAAGCGCTGCACTTACTCATCAAACTAACACAAGCGGTGTCATTTCATGACGAAATCAAAACACTGAAATTGGGAAATAGGGTTCCCAATCAAagtaatattgtaaaattatccCCATTTCTTGACGAAAAAGGAATTCTTCGAGTTGGTGGTAGAATCTCAAATTCTACTATTTCCTACAACGCTAAACATCCCATTTTGTTATCAAAACAAAATCCACTgtcttttcttatatttttagatGCTCATGTAAAAACATTTCATGGAAGTCTCCAGCTTATGCAGTCCTACGTTTCTCGTTACTACTGGATAGTTTCAGCCCGAAACATAGCAAAACGCGTACAACGTAGATGTACAGTATGCTTTAAGTACAAAGCGCAATCCTGCCAACAACTTATGGGCAACCTGCCATCTGTGCGTCTGCAACCTACTCGAGCTTTCAAGCATAGCGGATTAGATTATGCTGGACCCATTAATATAAAAACCTCTTCGTTACGAACAGCATCTACATCTAAGGGCTACATATCCTTGTTTATCTGTATGTGTACGAAGGCTATACATTTAGAAGCAGTCACTAGTCTAAACGTGGATGCTTTCTTGGCTGCATTCCGACGCTTTACCGCACGTAGAGGCTTATGCACTGATTTATACTCCGACTGTGGTACAAATTTTGTAGGTGCCAACAAAGAACTTCAAGTCCTGTATCACCGAAACAAGGCATCACTTCCTGAGCATCTCGCAGAAACTCTTGCGAATCAAGGTACAAAGTGGCACTTCATTCCTCCTGCTTCACCCCATTTTGGCGGACTATGGGAAGCCGGCGTGAAATCCACTAAGCACCACTTGCGCCGCATTATGAAAGATCGTATACTAACATATGAAGAACTCAGTACCCTCTTGGCACAGATTGAAAGCTGCTTAAACTCCAGGCCATTGTGTCCATTATCTACCGATCCTACAGACGCCGATGTCCTTACACCAGCACATTTTCTCATTGGAGAACCTTCAATTTGCATCCCCGATGATGACTTACTTGATGCTAATATTGATCGTTTGAGCCGTTGGAAATTAATTGAACATCTCAAACAAAATTTCTGGGATCGCTGGAATAAAGAATATTTATGTCGACTTCAAGCTCGACCAAAGTGGAATAAGGTCGAAAGAAACATAAAAGTTGGTGATATTGTTCTTCTTCTACATGAACGAAGTACTGCAGGTCAATGGCCACTTGCCAAAGTTGAAGAATTGCACCCTGGTTCAGATGGATTGGTACGAGTAGTTACACTATATTGCAACGGCAAGCACATAAAGCGTCCTATATCAAAAATTTGCTTTCTACCATCTAATGATATGCATAACGACGAGAAAGTTTCTACTATCTAA